A part of Salvelinus alpinus chromosome 5, SLU_Salpinus.1, whole genome shotgun sequence genomic DNA contains:
- the LOC139576232 gene encoding receptor-interacting serine/threonine-protein kinase 2-like isoform X2: MAVETVREEDVLNVILCRTSAGGCLRGTYRRTELQVSIKLLSSRTASRSEWTEWMGDVAVVRKVHSERVLVPLGVYKAWCLMGLLYDWMPEGSLHSLLYQTQLYPGLPMSFRLGILLDVAEGLCHLHCIPLPHQALKPTNVLLDQQYRAKVSDWGLPREWRVGSSLSAGGGPCFRDLVYLSPETLTGTAPSVEADMYSFGVLLWETLNRRQPCGDLLQLLSSEDGVGSGLEDELLPKHVPHCHTLSRLMTSCWSTNPHSRPTAEDCALELRSAIATFDPDEMKRATLRVRESKERALHDSKIHPVKDIPIEINNLVACAGSGDTKCVGNKTLPLPQTSCPSETLPSPPTAIYTGEASQRRHCQVCVTGCVVSSTSPSSGPGPEHPRGTGSVAQRQSPPPPLSSSPSKALRQSPLNQPTASSHAARCVSPTPIAVSSCRILRERREGIIRGMTEGRLNNLLDVLISRRALPLEAYEVISASLTLTARTRSLLDTCTCLGEHAASLVASTLGMMSVATNRGPSQMSH; encoded by the exons ATGGCGGTGGAAACTGTTCGTGAAGAGGACGTGCTAAATGTGATCTTGTGCCGAACCAGCGCAGGCGGGTGTCTTCGGGGTACTTACCGGAGAACAGAGCTACAGGTATCAATCAAGCTCCTGTCGTCTCGCACTGCAAGTCGAAG TGAGTGGACTGAGTGGATGGGAGACGTGGCTGTGGTCAGAAAAGTCCATTCAGAGAGGGTTTTAGTTCCTCTGGGTGTGTACAAGGCCTGGTGTCTGATGGGCCTGCTGTATGACTGGATGCCTGAGGGCTCTCTACACTCTCTACTATACCAG ACCCAGCTGTATCCAGGTCTACCCATGAGTTTCAGGCTTGGCATCCTATTAGATGTGGCAGAGGGGTTGTGCCACCTCCACTGCATACCACTCCCCCACCAGGCCCTGAAACCCACCAATGTTCTCCTGGACCAGCAGTACCGGGCCAAG GTGAGTGACTGGGGCCTGCCCAGGGAGTGGAGGGttggctcctctctctctgctggaggAGGGCCCTGCTTCAGGGACTTGGTGTACCTGTCTCCTGAGACTCTGACAGGGACCGCACCCTCTGTGGAGGCAGACATGTACAG CTTTGGTGTGCTGCTGTGGGAGACTTTGAACAGAAGACAACCATGTGGAG ATTTGCTCCAGCTGCTTTCAAGTGAGGATGGGGTTGGTTCAGGCCTGGAGGATGAGCTGCTACCCAAGCATGTACCCCACTGCCATACACTCTCCCGGCTGATGACCAGCTGCTGGAGCACTAACCCACACAGCCGTCCAACAGCAGAGG ACTGTGCACTGGAACTGAGGAGTGCCATAGCAACCTTTGATCCCGATGAAATGAAAAGGGCTACCCTCAGGGTGAGGGAAAGCAAG GAGAGGGCGCTACATGACTCTAAAATCCATCCTGTGAAGGATATTCCCATTGAGATAAACAACCTAGTG GCCTGCGCTGGTTCCGGAGACACTAAATGTGTGGGCAACAAGACACTGCCCTTACCACAGACTTCCTGCCCTAGTGAAACACTCCCTAGTCCCCCTACAGCCATATATACAGGGGAAGCATCCCAGAGGAGGCACTGTCAGG TCTGTGTGACTGGCTGTGTGGTGTCTTCCACCAGTCCTAGCAGTGGCCCGGGTCCTGAGCATCCCAGAGGGACAGGAAGTGTCGCCCAGAGACAGAGCCCACCACCCCCACTCTCCTCCAGCCCCTCCAAAGCCCTCAGACAGAGCCCTCTCAACCAGCCCACTGCCAGCTCCCATG CTGCACGGTGTGTGTCTCCGACTCCGATAGCGGTGAGCTCCTGTCGTATCCTGCGCGAGAGGCGTGAGGGCATCATTCGAGGCATGACGGAGGGACGACTCAACAACCTGCTGGATGTGCTCATCTCACGGCGGGCCCTTCCCCTGGAGGCCTATGAGGTCATCTCTGCCTCTCTGACACTGACCGCTCGCACACGTTCCCTACTGGACACCTGTACCTGTTTAGGGGAACACGCAGCTTCCCTGGTAGCTTCCACCCTTGGTATGATGTCCGTTGCCACCAATCGTGGCCCTTCACAGATGTCTCACTGA
- the LOC139576232 gene encoding receptor-interacting serine/threonine-protein kinase 2-like isoform X1 — protein sequence MAVETVREEDVLNVILCRTSAGGCLRGTYRRTELQVSIKLLSSRTASRSEWTEWMGDVAVVRKVHSERVLVPLGVYKAWCLMGLLYDWMPEGSLHSLLYQTQLYPGLPMSFRLGILLDVAEGLCHLHCIPLPHQALKPTNVLLDQQYRAKVSDWGLPREWRVGSSLSAGGGPCFRDLVYLSPETLTGTAPSVEADMYSFGVLLWETLNRRQPCGDLLQLLSSEDGVGSGLEDELLPKHVPHCHTLSRLMTSCWSTNPHSRPTAEDCALELRSAIATFDPDEMKRATLRVRESKERALHDSKIHPVKDIPIEINNLVACAGSGDTKCVGNKTLPLPQTSCPSETLPSPPTAIYTGEASQRRHCQVCVTGCVVSSTSPSSGPGPEHPRGTGSVAQRQSPPPPLSSSPSKALRQSPLNQPTASSHAAARCVSPTPIAVSSCRILRERREGIIRGMTEGRLNNLLDVLISRRALPLEAYEVISASLTLTARTRSLLDTCTCLGEHAASLVASTLGMMSVATNRGPSQMSH from the exons ATGGCGGTGGAAACTGTTCGTGAAGAGGACGTGCTAAATGTGATCTTGTGCCGAACCAGCGCAGGCGGGTGTCTTCGGGGTACTTACCGGAGAACAGAGCTACAGGTATCAATCAAGCTCCTGTCGTCTCGCACTGCAAGTCGAAG TGAGTGGACTGAGTGGATGGGAGACGTGGCTGTGGTCAGAAAAGTCCATTCAGAGAGGGTTTTAGTTCCTCTGGGTGTGTACAAGGCCTGGTGTCTGATGGGCCTGCTGTATGACTGGATGCCTGAGGGCTCTCTACACTCTCTACTATACCAG ACCCAGCTGTATCCAGGTCTACCCATGAGTTTCAGGCTTGGCATCCTATTAGATGTGGCAGAGGGGTTGTGCCACCTCCACTGCATACCACTCCCCCACCAGGCCCTGAAACCCACCAATGTTCTCCTGGACCAGCAGTACCGGGCCAAG GTGAGTGACTGGGGCCTGCCCAGGGAGTGGAGGGttggctcctctctctctgctggaggAGGGCCCTGCTTCAGGGACTTGGTGTACCTGTCTCCTGAGACTCTGACAGGGACCGCACCCTCTGTGGAGGCAGACATGTACAG CTTTGGTGTGCTGCTGTGGGAGACTTTGAACAGAAGACAACCATGTGGAG ATTTGCTCCAGCTGCTTTCAAGTGAGGATGGGGTTGGTTCAGGCCTGGAGGATGAGCTGCTACCCAAGCATGTACCCCACTGCCATACACTCTCCCGGCTGATGACCAGCTGCTGGAGCACTAACCCACACAGCCGTCCAACAGCAGAGG ACTGTGCACTGGAACTGAGGAGTGCCATAGCAACCTTTGATCCCGATGAAATGAAAAGGGCTACCCTCAGGGTGAGGGAAAGCAAG GAGAGGGCGCTACATGACTCTAAAATCCATCCTGTGAAGGATATTCCCATTGAGATAAACAACCTAGTG GCCTGCGCTGGTTCCGGAGACACTAAATGTGTGGGCAACAAGACACTGCCCTTACCACAGACTTCCTGCCCTAGTGAAACACTCCCTAGTCCCCCTACAGCCATATATACAGGGGAAGCATCCCAGAGGAGGCACTGTCAGG TCTGTGTGACTGGCTGTGTGGTGTCTTCCACCAGTCCTAGCAGTGGCCCGGGTCCTGAGCATCCCAGAGGGACAGGAAGTGTCGCCCAGAGACAGAGCCCACCACCCCCACTCTCCTCCAGCCCCTCCAAAGCCCTCAGACAGAGCCCTCTCAACCAGCCCACTGCCAGCTCCCATG CAGCTGCACGGTGTGTGTCTCCGACTCCGATAGCGGTGAGCTCCTGTCGTATCCTGCGCGAGAGGCGTGAGGGCATCATTCGAGGCATGACGGAGGGACGACTCAACAACCTGCTGGATGTGCTCATCTCACGGCGGGCCCTTCCCCTGGAGGCCTATGAGGTCATCTCTGCCTCTCTGACACTGACCGCTCGCACACGTTCCCTACTGGACACCTGTACCTGTTTAGGGGAACACGCAGCTTCCCTGGTAGCTTCCACCCTTGGTATGATGTCCGTTGCCACCAATCGTGGCCCTTCACAGATGTCTCACTGA